The Vigna unguiculata cultivar IT97K-499-35 chromosome 6, ASM411807v1, whole genome shotgun sequence genome contains a region encoding:
- the LOC114188829 gene encoding protein SIEVE ELEMENT OCCLUSION B-like isoform X1 yields MSSKKISWNTFHPEKLLLNPFDINDNQMLEKICMTHDHCVEKYDAGSLYCIASKVVNQSIEIADLIRENGQQIEQDREDNDPLIYFPRLPNLKRISYQMICTGRGEQYAHQTTMLILEQLREYSWDAKAVIALAAFALEYGKFWQLAPIPRDKLGKSLAELNGLHSIVENMQQLDNFNTLVKKVMQVVKCITDWKKLITAQYNINDVPSLTDTLHEIPILAYWTIITLVTCTSHIDFLCDKGYRYDLSKFDYKLDYILKNFKEHQEKCNTQIGRIEDYSKRKDIINNFTETDIVKYLEALIIPTDPQDPRPVVYNVLTQKEVGIGVFKNKYVLLFISGTDNIEYESQLLISIDGKLREGPKEVEGYRKEDFSILWIPIVRVWDEEQRKKVENICEVGWYVVKEFNFQTGIDLIKEVFKYKGNPIILLISPQGKVENPDAKQIISTWGIEGFPFRTSDHTRLTQQWNWFWTEMKNLSSTIRELMNRECYIFIYGGTNNTKWIKDFSTAVEKLKSNAIFNLLETSIESYLLGRENPKNITRFWIAIDNMLASRKRIKKGGEVEDSTTREIKNLLSLKQDPNGWAILTKGSHVKLLGLGEPMLRTVMDFEIWKEKLDHEVSFDEAFKDYYDKCEGKNVATNCDREIANYPTDSLAQLPCPNKCGDEKEVASVKHGYKIRKKVVKPERKQRKKY; encoded by the exons ATGTCGTCTAAGAAAATTTCCTGGAACACTTTTCATCCGGAGAAGCTCTTGCTAAACCCATTTGATATCAATGACAATCAGATGTTGGAGAAAATATGCATGACTCATGACCATTGTGTTGAGAAGTATGACGCTGGATCTCTTTACTGTATTGCTTCAAAAGTTGTCAACCAGTCAATTGAAATTGCTGATTTGATCAGG GAGAATGGGCAACAAATCGAACAAGACAGAGAAGATAATGATCCATTAATCTATTTCCCTAGACTCCCTAACTTGAAGCGAATTTCTTACCAG ATGATTTGCACGGGTCGTGGAGAGCAATATGCGCATCAGACAACAATGTTGATCCTTGAACAGCTGAGAGAGTATTCCTGGGATGCAAAAGCGGTGATAGCTCTGGCGGCGTTTGCTCTTGAGTATGGCAAGTTTTGGCAACTTGCCCCCATTCCACGTGACAAACTTGGAAAATCATTGGCAGAGTTGAATGGACTTCATAGCATCGTGGAAAACATGCAGCAACTAGATAACTTCAACACTTTGGTGAAGAAGGTGATGCAAGTAGTTAAATGCATCACTGATTGGAAGAAACTCATTACTGCACAGTATAACATAAACGATGTTCCTTCTTTGACCGACACTTTGCATGAGATTCCTATTCTTGCGTACTGGACCATTATCACCTTGGTCACTTGTACTAGCCACATTGATTTCTTGTGTGACAA GGGATACAGATATGACTTGTCTAAATTTGACTATAAGTTGGACTACATTCTCAAaaatttcaaggagcatcagGAGAAGTGCAACACACAGATAG GGCGAATAGAAGATTACTCAAAGCGGAAGGATATTATAAACAATTTCACTGAAACTGACATTGTAAAATATTTGGAAGCTCTTATTATCCCCACTGATCCTCAAGATCCAAGACCAGTAGTGTATAATGTTCTTACCCAAAAAGAG GTTGGAATTGGAGTGTTCAAGAACAAATATGTGTTGTTGTTCATTTCGGGCACTGACAACATTGAATATGAGAGTCAGCTTTTGATATCAATTGATGGGAAATTGAGGGAAGGGCCTAAAGAGGTAGAAGGTTACAGAAAAGAGGATTTCAGTATTTTGTGGATCCCCATTGTGAGAGTTTGGGATGAAGAGCAAAGGAAaaaggtagaaaatatttgTGAGGTTGGGTGGTATGTGGTGAAGGAATTCAATTTCCAAACAGGTATTGATCTTATCAAAGAGGTATTCAAGTACAAGGGTAACCCCATTATCTTGCTCATTAGCCCTCAGGGTAAAGTGGAAAACCCTGATGcaaaacaaattatttcaaCATGGGGGATTGAGGGATTCCCTTTCAGAACCTCTGACCATACTCGACTTACTCAACAATGGAACTGGTTTTGGACTGAAATGAAGAACCTCAGTTCAACAATAAGGGAATTG ATGAACAGGGAGTGTTACATCTTCATTTATGGAGGTACCAACAACACCAAGTGGATTAAAGATTTTAGCACAGCCGTGGAGAAATTGAAAAGTAATGCAATTTTCAACCTATTGGAAACCTCAATTGAGTCCTATCTATTGGGAAGAGAGAACCCTAAGAACATTACACGCTTCTGGATCGCCATAGACAACATGCTTGCTAGCAGGAAACGAATAAAGAAGGGTGGTGAAGTGGAAGACTCCACAACAAGAGAGATTAAGAATTTGTTGTCCCTCAAACAAGATCCTAATGGATGGGCCATTCTTACAAAAGGGTCTCACGTCAAGCTTCTGGGTCTTGGTGAGCCCATGCTTAGAACAGTGATGGACTTCGAAATTTGGAAAGAGAAATTGGATCATGAAGTGAGCTTCGATGAAGCTTTCAAGGACTACTATGATAAATGTGAGGGTAAGAATGTTGCTACAAATTGTGATAGGGAGATTGCTAATTACCCCACCGATAGTTTAGCTCAATTACCATGTCCAAATAAGTGTGGAGATGAAAAGGAAGTAGCTTCTGTTAAACATGGCTATAAAATCAGGAAAAAGGTTGTAAAACCagagagaaaacaaagaaaaaagtattaa
- the LOC114188829 gene encoding protein SIEVE ELEMENT OCCLUSION B-like isoform X2, whose product MICLLLSALRKKTQELQRNLQMLEKICMTHDHCVEKYDAGSLYCIASKVVNQSIEIADLIRENGQQIEQDREDNDPLIYFPRLPNLKRISYQMICTGRGEQYAHQTTMLILEQLREYSWDAKAVIALAAFALEYGKFWQLAPIPRDKLGKSLAELNGLHSIVENMQQLDNFNTLVKKVMQVVKCITDWKKLITAQYNINDVPSLTDTLHEIPILAYWTIITLVTCTSHIDFLCDKGYRYDLSKFDYKLDYILKNFKEHQEKCNTQIGRIEDYSKRKDIINNFTETDIVKYLEALIIPTDPQDPRPVVYNVLTQKEVGIGVFKNKYVLLFISGTDNIEYESQLLISIDGKLREGPKEVEGYRKEDFSILWIPIVRVWDEEQRKKVENICEVGWYVVKEFNFQTGIDLIKEVFKYKGNPIILLISPQGKVENPDAKQIISTWGIEGFPFRTSDHTRLTQQWNWFWTEMKNLSSTIRELMNRECYIFIYGGTNNTKWIKDFSTAVEKLKSNAIFNLLETSIESYLLGRENPKNITRFWIAIDNMLASRKRIKKGGEVEDSTTREIKNLLSLKQDPNGWAILTKGSHVKLLGLGEPMLRTVMDFEIWKEKLDHEVSFDEAFKDYYDKCEGKNVATNCDREIANYPTDSLAQLPCPNKCGDEKEVASVKHGYKIRKKVVKPERKQRKKY is encoded by the exons ATGATCTGTTTGCTATTATCAGCTCTTCGAAAGAAGACTCAAGAACTTCAAAGGAACTTGCAG ATGTTGGAGAAAATATGCATGACTCATGACCATTGTGTTGAGAAGTATGACGCTGGATCTCTTTACTGTATTGCTTCAAAAGTTGTCAACCAGTCAATTGAAATTGCTGATTTGATCAGG GAGAATGGGCAACAAATCGAACAAGACAGAGAAGATAATGATCCATTAATCTATTTCCCTAGACTCCCTAACTTGAAGCGAATTTCTTACCAG ATGATTTGCACGGGTCGTGGAGAGCAATATGCGCATCAGACAACAATGTTGATCCTTGAACAGCTGAGAGAGTATTCCTGGGATGCAAAAGCGGTGATAGCTCTGGCGGCGTTTGCTCTTGAGTATGGCAAGTTTTGGCAACTTGCCCCCATTCCACGTGACAAACTTGGAAAATCATTGGCAGAGTTGAATGGACTTCATAGCATCGTGGAAAACATGCAGCAACTAGATAACTTCAACACTTTGGTGAAGAAGGTGATGCAAGTAGTTAAATGCATCACTGATTGGAAGAAACTCATTACTGCACAGTATAACATAAACGATGTTCCTTCTTTGACCGACACTTTGCATGAGATTCCTATTCTTGCGTACTGGACCATTATCACCTTGGTCACTTGTACTAGCCACATTGATTTCTTGTGTGACAA GGGATACAGATATGACTTGTCTAAATTTGACTATAAGTTGGACTACATTCTCAAaaatttcaaggagcatcagGAGAAGTGCAACACACAGATAG GGCGAATAGAAGATTACTCAAAGCGGAAGGATATTATAAACAATTTCACTGAAACTGACATTGTAAAATATTTGGAAGCTCTTATTATCCCCACTGATCCTCAAGATCCAAGACCAGTAGTGTATAATGTTCTTACCCAAAAAGAG GTTGGAATTGGAGTGTTCAAGAACAAATATGTGTTGTTGTTCATTTCGGGCACTGACAACATTGAATATGAGAGTCAGCTTTTGATATCAATTGATGGGAAATTGAGGGAAGGGCCTAAAGAGGTAGAAGGTTACAGAAAAGAGGATTTCAGTATTTTGTGGATCCCCATTGTGAGAGTTTGGGATGAAGAGCAAAGGAAaaaggtagaaaatatttgTGAGGTTGGGTGGTATGTGGTGAAGGAATTCAATTTCCAAACAGGTATTGATCTTATCAAAGAGGTATTCAAGTACAAGGGTAACCCCATTATCTTGCTCATTAGCCCTCAGGGTAAAGTGGAAAACCCTGATGcaaaacaaattatttcaaCATGGGGGATTGAGGGATTCCCTTTCAGAACCTCTGACCATACTCGACTTACTCAACAATGGAACTGGTTTTGGACTGAAATGAAGAACCTCAGTTCAACAATAAGGGAATTG ATGAACAGGGAGTGTTACATCTTCATTTATGGAGGTACCAACAACACCAAGTGGATTAAAGATTTTAGCACAGCCGTGGAGAAATTGAAAAGTAATGCAATTTTCAACCTATTGGAAACCTCAATTGAGTCCTATCTATTGGGAAGAGAGAACCCTAAGAACATTACACGCTTCTGGATCGCCATAGACAACATGCTTGCTAGCAGGAAACGAATAAAGAAGGGTGGTGAAGTGGAAGACTCCACAACAAGAGAGATTAAGAATTTGTTGTCCCTCAAACAAGATCCTAATGGATGGGCCATTCTTACAAAAGGGTCTCACGTCAAGCTTCTGGGTCTTGGTGAGCCCATGCTTAGAACAGTGATGGACTTCGAAATTTGGAAAGAGAAATTGGATCATGAAGTGAGCTTCGATGAAGCTTTCAAGGACTACTATGATAAATGTGAGGGTAAGAATGTTGCTACAAATTGTGATAGGGAGATTGCTAATTACCCCACCGATAGTTTAGCTCAATTACCATGTCCAAATAAGTGTGGAGATGAAAAGGAAGTAGCTTCTGTTAAACATGGCTATAAAATCAGGAAAAAGGTTGTAAAACCagagagaaaacaaagaaaaaagtattaa
- the LOC114188831 gene encoding uncharacterized protein LOC114188831, giving the protein MSHSAARCARRFVNLTRALSTEARAQKVERIANELLDLNRFERHDFTVLWRLKMGLHRYGAPMAAVVTPSMPAARSPGVEAGAAVAEKTVFDLKLEKYDAAAKIKIIKEVRSFTDLGLKEAKDLVEKVPCVLKKGLTKEEANTIMEKLKELGAAVVLE; this is encoded by the coding sequence ATGTCTCACAGTGCGGCAAGGTGTGCCAGGAGGTTTGTGAACCTCACGCGTGCTCTCTCCACGGAGGCGCGTGCGCAGAAGGTGGAGCGCATTGCCAACGAGCTTCTCGATCTCAACAGGTTTGAAAGGCATGACTTCACCGTCCTCTGGCGGCTCAAGATGGGTCTCCACCGCTATGGCGCTCCGATGGCCGCCGTTGTCACGCCATCAATGCCGGCTGCAAGGTCCCCTGGGGTGGAGGCCGGTGCTGCGGTGGCAGAGAAGACGGTGTTTGATTTGAAGTTGGAGAAGTATGATGCTGCTGCCAAGATCAAAATCATCAAGGAAGTGAGGTCCTTTACTGACTTGGGGTTGAAGGAAGCCAAGGACTTGGTGGAAAAGGTTCCTTGTGTTTTGAAGAAGGGGCTCACCAAGGAGGAGGCTAATACCATTATGGAGAAACTCAAGGAGTTGGGTGCTGCTGTTGTGTTGGAGTAA
- the LOC114188418 gene encoding uncharacterized protein LOC114188418: MRNRNSNMDGGRLADDQADTREMIRAMQQRMDEMQRNYEAQMLSRVQQHRDAERVESRLPPTGHEQSQPARIERTQVSRGNPSHTAAESSGANNGGRPSRQPIPASGSSPFTAYILETPLPEKWKVPTFDKYDGTTDPDNHMRVFMHQMMFHAVSDPIWCRVFSTSLTGEALEWFSELPAGSIDSFATLKARFSTQFAPLKPAILTVDNLVNIRQEDGESLRSYLDRYNRMSVKIRGLSDEIARHHFSYGLQPGVFADKISRKKPKTMEEMRERAAKFIQMEDMQEFKVKKREKEDVALPKPIVPRPNKPAARPTERKPPKFTTYTPLAVPRARILQEAFSADSLPAVRKKPPPPDADGSKHCQYHRTIGHTTEECHTLRDKIEELIRQGHLKKYIRQDRPPWSPVRNRSPMRRVPPARSEKKREPEREKRRRGPSQSHQSPRRSRSRSHDRPLRGYINTISGGFAGGGSSSAARKRHVRALKSVHLVERKIRSMPPITFTDDDFKAPDPDHDDPMVISIEVAEYGIGKVLVDQGSSVNILYWKTFQRMNLSEDLIVPYNEQIVGFSGERVDTRGYVDLRARIGSRKDGREVRVRFLLVEANTSYNVLLGRPCLNAFGAIVSTLHLAMKFPSDKGTICTVHADQQVARQCYAVGLRITPYSRPRKQHRSEVAMTDLDHRTNTEDRLQPEGETKEILIGSQPGQVTKIGGALSVEDEDLLKTVILENKDLFAWSSADMPGVHPDVMSHKLAVFREARPVAQKKRKMGEERRRAVEDEVRKLEGAGFIKEIKYTTWLANVVMVKKASGKWRMCTDFTDLNKACPKDAYPLPSIDRLVDGASGHNLLSFLDAYSGYNQIPMYGPDRSKTAFITDRANFCYEVMPFGLKNAGATYQRLMDRVFREQIGRSMEVYVDDMVVKSQTTDDHARDLREVFHQVRKYNMRLNPEKCVFGVPAGKFLGFMLTARGIEANPDKCAAIVEMRSPKNLKEVQRLMGRLTSLACFLPRLTEKVRPILKIMKKQSAEKWDDQCEAAFQKIREMISSPPIMCRPVEGLPLQLYLSVSDDSISAALVQETSEQRPVYFISRVLQSAETRYQQIEKIALALLTAARRLRQYFQSHLVIVRTDHPIAKILRKLDLAGRMIAWSVELSEFGLKYEPRGSIKGQHLADFATELQGSIPPSERIWTLFVDGSSDKRNAGAGIVIEGPNGFTVEHSLQFKFKASNNQAEYEALIAGLRLAKDLGAAKLKCNTDSKLVVGQVLGEYQIKDDLLLQYYHKAVEAMKEFEEVTIHHIPRAENTRADRLSKLAEGKEKGQLKTIIRQTLMRPSAGECAAVDRSADWIGEVRELLKRCEAGEEIRPTERRRALRFVIIGEDLYKRGFTAPLLKCLSADKAEYVMNEVHNGICGMHTGRRTMKARILRAGYFWPTMEQDCESMIRKCEGCQAHGNDVKKAPTELHSLTAPWPFTQWGMDIVGPFPVGRAQKKFILVAVDYFTKWVEAEALANIIARQVHSFVWRNIICRFGLPHTIITDNGRQFIDKKLRDFYKQVGIRHVTSSVEHPQTNGQAEAMNKVIVAELKKRLGEAKGAWVDELPQVLWAYRCTPHGTTGESPFNLTYGTDAMLPVEVGEPTLRREMQDLEVNCGRLREELDWTTERRERATVRAEACKRMVARRYNAKVKPRSFVKGDLVWRKTNDARKKSTQGKLAPNWEGPFRVTESLQNGAYWLEHLSGKEIPNTWNASHLKMYYS, encoded by the exons ATGAGGAACCGAAACAGCAACATGGACGGAGGAAGATTGGCAGATGATCAGGCGGACACTAGAGAGATGATACGGGCGATGCAGCAGAGAATGGATGAGATGCAGAGGAACTATGAAGCGCAGAT GCTGAGTCGGGTACAACAGCATCGGGATGCTGAGCGAGTAGAGAGTCGTCTTCCACCCACGGGACATGAGCAATCACAACCAGCCCGGATTGAAAGGACACAGGTTTCGAGGGGAAATCCGTCACACACGGCGGCGGAGAGCTCAGGAGCAAACAACGGGGGCCGCCCGTCGCGCCAACCGATCCCCGCGTCGGGGTCCTCCCCCTTCACTGCGTATATTTTGGAGACACCGCTACCGGAGAAGTGGAAAGTGCCGACGTTTGACAAGTACGACGGCACGACTGACCCAGACAATCACATGCGTGTCTTCATGCATCAGATGATGTTTCACGCCGTCAGCGACCCCATCTGGTGTCGGGTCTTCTCAACTTCGTTGACTGGGGAGGCGTTGGAGTGGTTCTCCGAGCTACCGGCCGGTAGTATTGACTCGTTTGCTACTTTGAAGGCAAGGTTCAGCACACAGTTCGCGCCCCTGAAACCGGCCATTCTGACGGTCGATAATCTAGTGAATATCCGACAAGAGGATGGGGAATCGCTGAGAAGTTACCTTGATCGGTATAATCGGATGTCGGTCAAGATAAGAGGTCTCAGCGACGAGATCGCGCGACATCACTTTTCTTATGGACTCCAGCCGGGAGTTTTTGCGGACAAGATAAGCCGCAAGAAACCGAAGACGATGGAAGAGATGAGGGAACGCGCGGCCAAATTCATACAGATGGAAGATATGCAGGAGTTTAAGGTAaagaagagggagaaggagGATGTCGCACTCCCGAAGCCGATCGTGCCTAGACCGAACAAACCCGCAGCCCGACCCACCGAAAGGAAGCCACCGAAGTTCACAACTTACACTCCTCTGGCTGTTCCCCGGGCCAGGATCCTGCAAGAGGCTTTCAGCGCTGATTCGCTCCCCGCGGTTAGGAAGAAGCCACCGCCACCCGATGCCGACGGCAGCAAACATTGCCAGTACCATCGGACAATCGGACATACTACTGAAGAGTGCCACACGCTCCGTGACAAGATAGAAGAGCTCATTCGGCAGGGACACTTGAAGAAATACATTCGACAAGATCGTCCCCCATGGAGTCCGGTGAGGAACCGAAGTCCGATGAGAAGAGTCCCCCCAGCCCGATCTGAGAAGAAAAGAGAACCCGAGCGCGAGAAACGAAGGAGAGGACCATCCCAGTCACATCAAAGTCCAAGAAGGAGTCGTAGTCGTAGTCATGATAGACCCCTGAGGGGTTACATAAACACCATCTCCGGAGGGTTCGCCGGAGGAGGGTCGAGCTCCGCAGCTCGAAAAAGGCACGTTCGGGCGTTGAAGTCGGTTCATCTGGTCGAGAGGAAGATCCGCTCGATGCCCCCCATCACATTCACGGACGACGACTTCAAGGCACCCGATCCCGATCATGATGACCCGATGGTTATCTCGATAGAGGTGGCCGAGTATGGGATCGGGAAGGTGTTGGTCGATCAGGGAAGCTCTGTCAACATCCTATACTGGAAGACTTTCCAGAGGATGAACCTCTCCGAGGACCTGATTGTACCATACAATGAGCAGATAGTAGGTTTCTCGGGCGAGCGGGTCGACACGAGGGGATATGTGGACCTTCGTGCGAGGATCGGGTCAAGGAAGGACGGCCGAGAGGTAAGGGTTAGATTCCTTTTGGTTGAAGCTAACACCTCGTACAATGTATTGCTAGGGAGACCCTGTTTGAACGCCTTCGGAGCGATCGTGTCTACCTTGCACCTAGCCATGAAGTTCCCGTCGGACAAAGGGACGATTTGCACGGTACACGCAGACCAACAAGTCGCCCGGCAATGCTATGCCGTGGGATTGAGGATTACTCCTTATAGCCGCCCGCGAAAACAACATCGTTCGGAAGTAGCGATGACAGACCTAGACCACCGAACGAACACGGAGGATCGGTTGCAACCAGAAGGAGAGACCAAGGAAATCCTGATCGGGAGCCAACCAGGACAGGTCACCAAGATTGGGGGAGCCCTGAGCGTTGAAGACGAAGACCTCCTCAAGACGGTGATCTTAGAAAACAAAGATCTCTTTGCATGGTCGAGCGCAGACATGCCTGGCGTCCACCCAGATGTGATGTCCCATAAGTTGGCCGTCTTCCGAGAAGCTCGTCCAGTCGcgcagaagaagagaaaaatgggAGAGGAGCGGAGGAGAGCGGTTGAGGACGAAGTCAGGAAGCTTGAAGGAGCGGGTTTCATCAAGGAGATCAAATACACTACGTGGTTGGCAAACGTCGTCATGGTGAAGAAGGCGAGCGGGAAGTGGAGGATGTGCACAGATTTCACAGACCTAAACAAAGCCTGTCCGAAGGATGCATATCCGCTGCCTAGCATCGACAGGCTGGTAGATGGAGCCTCAGGACACAACCTCTTGAGTTTCTTAGACGCCTACTCAGGGTACAACCAGATCCCCATGTATGGCCCAGACAGGTCTAAAACGGCGTTCATCACCGACCGGGCCAACTTCTGTTATGAGGTCATGCCATTCGGCCTAAAAAACGCAGGAGCAACGTATCAGAGGCTGATGGACCGGGTCTTCAGGGAGCAGATCGGTCGGTCTATGGAGgtatatgttgacgacatggtcGTGAAGTCCCAAACAACCGACGATCATGCACGCGATCTCAGAGAGGTCTTCCACCAGGTGCGCAAGTACAATATGCGTCTCAACCCTGAGAAGTGTGTCTTCGGGGTGCCAGCAGGGAAATTCCTGGGTTTCATGCTGACCGCCCGAGGCATAGAGGCAAATCCAGACAAGTGCGCTGCTATTGTCGAGATGAGAAGTCCTAAAAACTTGAAGGAGGTTCAGCGATTGATGGGGCGGCTGACTTCTCTGGCATGTTTCCTACCCAGGTTGACGGAGAAAGTTAGGCCGATACTGAAAATCATGAAGAAGCAAAGTGCAGAAAAATGGGACGATCAATGCGAGGCGGCGTTTCAGAAGATAAGGGAGATGATCAGTAGTCCTCCCATAATGTGCCGACCGGTGGAAGGATTGCCTCTACAACTGTACCTGTCAGTATCGGACGACTCAATCAGTGCAGCCTTAGTACAGGAAACCTCGGAGCAGCGGCCCGTTTACTTCATCAGCCGAGTATTGCAGAGTGCAGAAACGAGGTACCAACAGATAGAGAAGATAGCCTTGGCGCTGTTGACGGCCGCGCGCCGATTGCGCCAATACTTCCAGAGTCACCTAGTGATCGTCCGTACCGATCATCCCATTGCCAAGATACTCCGGAAGCTCGACTTAGCTGGTAGGATGATCGCCTGGTCGGTCGAGTTATCCGAGTTCGGTCTTAAGTACGAACCTAGAGGATCCATCAAAGGGCAACATTTGGCCGACTTTGCAACTGAGCTCCAAGGATCGATCCCCCCATCGGAACGCATTTGGACTCTCTTCGTGGATGGGTCATCGGATAAGCGTAATGCTGGAGCGGGGATCGTCATCGAAGGGCCGAACGGCTTCACGGTTGAACACTCCTTGCAGTTCAAGTTTAAAGCCTCGAACAATCAAGCAGAGTATGAAGCGCTGATCGCCGGACTAAGGTTAGCAAAAGACTTAGGAGCGGCGAAGTTAAAATGCAACACAGATTCGAAACTTGTGGTAGGACAGGTGCTAGGAGAATATCAAATTAAGGATGATTTGCTGCTCCAGTACTATCACAAAGCCGTTGAAGCTATGAAAGAATTCGAAGAGGTGACCATCCATCACATCCCCCGAGCAGAAAACACCAGAGCCGACAGACTATCTAAGCTAGCGGAAGGAAAAGAGAAGGGCCAGTTAAAGACAATTATCAGGCAAACCTTGATGAGACCTTCAGCGGGAGAATGTGCTGCAGTGGATCGATCGGCCGACTGGATCGGGGAGGTGCGAGAACTTTTAAAGAGATGCGAGGCTGGCGAAGAAATCAGACCGACGGAGAGAAGACGAGCACTCCGATTCGTGATCATTGGAGAAGATCTATATAAGAGAGGCTTCACGGCGCCCCTCCTCAAGTGCTTATCTGCAGACAAAGCGGAGTATGTCATGAACGAGGTCCATAACGGCATTTGTGGAATGCACACCGGTCGGAGGACGATGAAAGCGAGAATACTCCGAGCGGGATATTTTTGGCCGACCATGGAACAAGACTGTGAATCCATGATACGCAAGTGTGAAGGATGCCAAGCCCATGGAAATGATGTAAAGAAGGCTCCGACCGAGTTACACAGCTTGACAGCTCCTTGGCCGTTCACTCAATGGGGCATGGACATCGTCGGACCTTTCCCGGTTGGCCGAGCGCAGAAGAAATTCATACTTGTAGCAGtagactacttcaccaagtgggtCGAAGCGGAGGCTTTGGCTAATATCATCGCTCGGCAGGTCCACTCCTTCGTCTGGCGCAATATCATATGTCGCTTTGGCCTCCCCCACACGATCATCACCGACAACGGTCGTCAGTTCATCGACAAAAAACTGAGGGACTTCTATAAGCAGGTAGGGATAAGACACGTCACCAGCTCGGTCGAGCATCCCCAAACCAATGGCCAGGCTGAGGCCATGAACAAGGTTATAGTGGCTGAGTTGAAGAAAAGGCTGGGAGAAGCCAAAGGAGCATGGGTCGACGAGCTACCACAAGTCCTTTGGGCCTATCGGTGCACGCCTCATGGGACGACGGGAGAATCTCCTTTCAACCTCACATATGGTACAGACGCCATGCTGCCAGTCGAGGTAGGGGAGCCGACTCTTCGGCGGGAAATGCAAGATCTCGAGGTGAATTGCGGACGACTGCGCGAGGAGTTAGACTGGACGACCGAGCGAAGAGAGCGAGCAACTGTACGAGCTGAAGCATGCAAGAGAATGGTGGCTAGAAGGTATAACGCGAAGGTCAAACCAAGAAGCTTCGTCAAAGGCGATTTAGTATGGAGGAAAACCAATGACGCCCGAAAGAAGTCAACACAGGGAAAGCTAGCGCCAAACTGGGAGGGCCCGTTCCGCGTGACCGAGAGCCTGCAGAACGGAGCCTATTGGCTAGAGCACTTGAGCGGTAAAGAAATACCCAACACGTGGAACGCTTCACACCTCAAAATGTATTACAGTTAA